In the Streptomyces sp. SJL17-4 genome, AGGCCCGTGCCCAGGACGGCCGTGACGACGGTCGGGGTGAGGGCGTTCCCGTCGAACCAGTCGTCCAGGTACGTGACGGTCAGACCGAAGCCCAGGGAGGGGATGGCGAGCACCCAGAGGACGGACGTCATGGCGATCGGCTGGCGCCCGTGGTCCGGGGCCTCGGCGCCGCGGCCGCGGAAGGTCCGCAGCCAGAGGCGGAGCGCGTACGCGGCGGTGAGGAGGGCGGTCAGCAGCCCGGCGACGAGGACGGTCCAGCCGGCGCCGGCGGGGGCGACCGTGCGGTCCCCGAGCGCGGTGTGCTCGGCGGCCACCAGGACGGCCTCCTTGGAGAAGAAGCCGGCGAAGGGCGGGATCGCGGCGAGCGCGAGCAGGGCGACGGTCATCGTCCAGTACGCGTCCGGGATGCGCTTCGCGAGACCGCTCATGCGGGACATGGCGGTCAGCGAGTTCGTACCGGCGGCGTGGATGACGGTGCCGGCGGCGAGGAAGAGCAGGGCCTTGAAGGCGGCGTGCGAGAGGAGGTGGAAGACGGCGGACCCGCGGTCGCCGACGGCCAGGGCGCCGGCCATGTAGCCGAGCTGACCGATCGTCGAGTAGGCGAGGACCCGCTTGATGTCGTCCTGGGCGAGCGCGGCGAGCGCCGAGCCGACCATCGTGATCGCGGCCATCACGGCGAGCACCGTCATCGCGGCGGCGGACGCGGCGAAGACGGGCAGCAGCCGGGCCGTGAAGTAGATACCGGCGGCGACCATCGTCGCCGCGTGGATGAGCGCGGAGACGGGGGTGGGGCCGGCCATGGCGTCCGGGAGCCAGGTGTGCAGCGGGAACTGGGCCGACTTGCCCGCCACACCGGCGAGCAGCAGCAGCGCGATCAGGGTGGGGTGGTCGAGACCGCCACTCGCGACGGCGCCGAGGACACCGGTGATCCGGAAGGTGCCCGCGTCGGCGGCGAGCGCGAAGAGACCGATGAGGAAGGGGACGTCACCGAGCTTGGTGACGAGGAAGGCCTTCAGGGAGGCGGCCCGCGCCTCGGGAGTCTCCCAGTAGTGGCCGACGAGGAAGTACGAGCAGATGCCCATGATCTCCCAGCCGACCAGGAGCACCATCAGGTCGCCGGAGTAGACGACGAGCAGCATCGCGGAGGTGAAGAGGGAGACGAGCGCGGCGTACGAGGGGTAGCGCGGGTCCTCGCGGAGGTAGCCGGTCGAGTAGATCTGCACGCAGGTGGCGACGACGCCGACGAGGACGGCGACGAGGGCGGCGAAGCCGTCGACGTACAGGGCCAGGTCGATGGGGACCGAGCCGGTGGGGGTGAGCTGGGTGGCGGCGTCGATCGCCTTCCCGCCGCCCTGCCGTACGGCGACGAGGACGGCCAGGACCGCGGCCGCGAGGGTGGGCAGCACGGCCAGCGGACGGACGTAGCCGGGGGCGGTGCGGCCGAGCAGGAGTCCGGCGACGGAGCCGAGGAACGGGAGGAGGGGGACGAGGACGGCGAGGGTCGTGGTGGTCACGCGGTGGCCTCGGCCTTCTCGCCGGTGGGCGGTTCGTCGGTGGTCGCGCCGTCCTCGGGCGCGGTGCCCCAGGGCTGCGGCGGCTCCGCCGTGTCACGGAGCCGGTCGATGTCCGAGGTGCCCTTGTTGCGGTGGACCATCAGGACGATCGCGAGACCGATGCCGATCTCCGCGGCGGCGATGGCGATGGTGAAGAGGGTGAGGGCCTGGCCGGCGTGGAGGGTGTCGCGGAGCCAGACGTCGAAGGCGACCAGGTTGAGGTTGACGGCGTTGAGCATCAGCTCGACGGACATCAGGACCAGGATCGCGTTGCGGCGGGCGAGGACGCCGTACACGCCGATGGCGAAGAGGAGGGCGGCGAGGACGGCCGGGTAGGCGAGGTGCATCAGCGCTGCTCCTCCTTCTTCCTGCGGGAGAGCACGATGGCGCCGACCAGGGCGGCCAGGAGGAGGACGGACAGCGCCTCGAACGGCAGCACCCAGTGCCGGAAGAGGATCTCGCCGGACACCTCGGTGGACCCCTGTACGGCTCCGTCGAGGTCGATCCAGGTCGTACGGAACGCGTCGACGACCACCCAGACGAGCGCGACCGCGGCGGCGAGCGCGACGGCCGCGGCGACCGGTTTGTTGCGGGAGTCGGCGTCCGGGGAGTGGCCGATGGGGGCCTTGGTGAGCATGAGCCCGAAGAGAAGGAGGACGACGACGGAACCGACGTAGATCAGGACCTGGACCCAGGCGATGAACTCTGCCGTCAGGAGCAGGTACTCGACCGCGAGGCCCCCGAGCGCCACAACCAGCCAGAGCGCGGCGTGGACGAGCTGGCGGGTGGTGACGGTGACGAGAGCGGCGCCGAGGGTGACGAGGCCGACGAGGAGGAAGGCGATCTCGACGCCGGTGGGCGAGAGGAAGCCGGGTGAGGCTGCGGCGAGATTCACTGCTGGTCCCCCTCGGCCTGGGCCGCCGCGGCGGCGGCGGCCTTCTCGGCTGCCTTGCGGGCGGCCGCGATCTCCTTCGGCTCCTCCGCGCACGGGTCGAGCGCGGGCGGTTCGGGAACCGTCCACATCCACTCGCGGAGCTTGTCGCGCTCGTGGGTCAGCTCGTGGATGTCGGTCTCCGCGTACTCGAACTCGGGCGACCAGAACAGCGCGTCGAACGGGCACACCTCGATGCAGATACCGCAGTACATGCAGAGGGAGAAGTCGATGGCGAAGCGGTCGAGGACGTTCCGGCTGCGCTCGCGGCCACCGGGGGCGGCCGCCGGCACCGTCTCCTTGTGGGAGTCGATGTAGATGCACCAGTCGGGGCACTCACGGGCGCAGAGCATGCAGACCGTGCAGTTCTCCTCGAACAGCCCGATGACCCCGCGGGTGCGGGGCGGCAGCTCGGGCTGGACGTCCGGGTACTGCGCGGTGACGGTCTTCTTCGTCATCGTGCGGAGAGTGACGGCGAGGCCCTTGGCGAGGCCTGAGCCGGGGATCGGAGGCATTACTGAATCGCCACCTTCACGATGCCGGTGAGCGCGATCTGCGCGAGGGCGAGCGGGACGAGCGTCGTCCAGGCCAGCTTCTGGAGCTGGTCCTCACGCAGGCGCGGGTAGCTGACCCGCAGCCAGATCACGATGAACGCGAGGACGGCGGTCTTGAGCAGGGTCCACACCCAGCCGAGACCGTCGCCGCCGAAGGGGCCGTGCCAGCCGCCGAGGAACAGGACGGTGGTGAGGCCGCACAGGACGACGATGCCGGCGTACTCGGCGAGCAGGAACAACGCGAAACGGAGGCCGGTGTACTCGGTGTACGCGCCGAAGATGATCTCCGAGTCGGCGACGGGCATGTCGAACGGCGGCCGCTGGAGTTCGGCGAGGCCCGCCACGAAGAAGACGAGCGCGCCGACGATCTGCCAGGGCAGCCACCACCACTCGAAGGCGTTGAGGATGCCGGGGAGGGAGACGGTGCCGGCGGCCATCGCGACGGAGGCGGCGGCGAGCAGCATGGGGAGCTCGTACGCCAGGAGCTGGGCGGCGGTACGGAGCCCGCCGAGCAGCGAGAACTTGTTCGCGGACGCCCAGCCGGCCATCAGACTGCCGAGGACGCCGACGCCCATCACGGCCAGCACGAAGAAGATGCCGGCGTCGACGACCTGCCCGACGGCGCCCTCGCTCGGACCGATCGGGATCGCGACGAGAACGAGGAGATACGGGAGGAGGGCGACGGCCGGCGCGAGCTGGAAGACCCGCCGGTCGGCGTCCTTGGGGACGACGTCCTCCTTCTGCGCGAACTTCACCCCGTCGGCGACGAGCTGCGCCCAGCCGTGGAAACCACCGGCGTACATGGGGCCGAGGCGGCCCTGCATATGGGCCATGACCTTGTGCTCGGTCTGGCCGACGACGAGCGGCAGGACGAGGAAGACGGCGAAGACGACGAGCAGCCGGAGGGCGACGTCGAGTACGTCGTTCACGCGGGATCGCCTCCGGCGGGGGTGGTGGGGCCAGTGGGGCTGGCGGGGTCAGTGGGGCTGGCGGGACTGGCGGGGCCTGTGGGGCCGTCGGCAGGGCCGTCGGGGTCCGCAGGGCCGGTGGGGTCGCTCTTGGGCGGGCCGCCGGACTCGGGCGCCAGCTCGCGCCGGGGCTCCGGCTGCGGCAGGGTCTCGGGCTCCGCCGGGGTCTCCGGCGCGGGCGCGGGCTCGGGCTTGGGCGCGGGCCCGGCCTTGGGCTCGGCCTCAGCCTCAGGCGCGGCCTCGGCTTCAGGCTCGGCCTTGGGCGCGGCCTCGGCTTCAGGCGCCGCCTTGGGCGCCGCCGCCGGGGTGTCCGGCGCGGGCGCTTCCGCCGCGTCCGCCGCCTCCGGCTCCGCCGGGGTGGTCGGTTCCTCGTCGAAGGCAGGGCGGGCGTGGTGCCAGGGGGCGTCCGAGCTGCGGGTACGCGAAGGCGCGGCCTCCGCACGCGACGCGGGGCCGTCCGCCGGGGCCGACTGGCTCGCCGAACCATCGGCGGCCGAGCGGGTCCGGCGCGGCGGGCGCGCCGCCGGAGGCTGGGCCTCCGTCTCGCCGGCCGACGACTCCGGACTCGCGGCCACCTGGCTCGCCGAGCCCTCCGACGCCGAGCGCGAACGACGCGGCGTGGTGCCTGCGGCAGGCGGGGTGTCGGTTGGCGCGGGCCCCGCAGGTGCCTGGCTCGCCGAGCCCTCCGACGCCGAGCGCGTCCGGCGCGGCGGGCGGGTGGTGTCCGTCGGGGGGGTCGTCCCGGGTTCCGGCTGGGTCGCCGAGCCCTCCGTCACCGAGCGGGCCCGGCGGACCGGGCGGTCGCCTGCCGCCGCTCGGGCCGGGCGCGCCGGGGCAGGCGGCAGCTGGCCCTTCAGGGGGCCCCATTCGTTGGGGTCCGGGACGCCCGGCGGAAGCATCTGGCGGCGCTTCGGGCCGCCCTCGTGCGACTCGCCCGGTTCCTTCGCGCCCGGCCACGCCTTCGCGACCCGGGCCGCGAGGACGAAGTCCTTGCGCAGCGGGTGGCCCTCGAAGTTCTCCGGGAGGAGCAGCGGCACCAGGTGCGGGTGGCCCGTGAAGTCCACGCCGAACATCTCGTGGGTCTCGCGTTCGTGCCAGCCCGCGCCCGCGTACACACCGAGCGCCGTGGGCAGGACGGGGGCGGCGTGCGGGACCGTCGTGCGGAGCAGGAGGCGGCGCGGACGCCCCTCCCCCACCGCCGCCACGTGCGCGCAGACCCGGAAGCCCGTGCCCGGCTCGTCGACCGCGCTCAGCCAGTCGAAGTAGGTGCACCCGAGCGTGTCCCGGGCCGTCTCCAGGGCCGTGATCCAGGACTCCGGCGGGACGTCGACCGTCAGCAGGTCGTACGCCTGCTCCGCCGTCGCCTCCTCGCCGAAGATCTCCGTCACGGAGCCGGGGAGGGAGTCGTACGCCGTCATGCCTGGGCTCCCGGTCGCTCCGCCGACGGTCGTTCCACCAGCGGGCTCGTCAGCTGCGCGACCGACGCGCCGCCGGTGGTCGCGTACCGCTCGGCCAGGCTCTCCCGCGCGATCTTCTCCTGGAGCTTGAGGATGCCCTGGAGCAGCGCCTCGGGGCGCGGCGGGCAGCCCGGCACGTACACGTCGACCGGGATGATCTGGTCGACGCCCTTGGTGACCGAGTACGAGTCCCAGTAGGGGCCGCCGCAGTTGGAGCAGGCGCCGAAGGAGATGACGTACTTCGGTTCCGGCATCTGCTCGTACAGCCGCTTCACCGCCGGCGCCATCTTGTCCGTCACCGTGCCCGAGACGATCATCAGGTCGGCCTGGCGCGGGCCGGGCGCGAACGGGATCACGCCGAGCCGGATGAAGTCGTGCCGGGCCATCGACGCGGCGATGAACTCGATCGCGCAGCACGCGAGACCGAAGTTGAAGACCCACAGGCTGTAGCGGCGGCCCCAGTTCAGGACCACCTTCATCGGCTCGGGGGCCAGGCGGGCGAGCGGCCCCAGCTTCGGAGCGGGCAGGGGTGTGGGCAGGGGTGTTACGTCCATGCCAGGACGCCCTTCTTGTACGCGTAGAGCAGCCCCACGGCCAGGAAGCCGAGGAAGACGAACATCTCGACCAGGGTCGTGGCGCCGTAGCCGGGCGCGGCGAAGACCGTCGCCCAGGGGAAGAGGAAGATCGAGTCGACGGCGAAGATGACGTAGAGGAAGGCGTACACGTAGTAGCGGACCTGGGTGTGCGCCCAGCCCTCCCCCACGGGGTCGACACCGCACTCGTACGTGAGGAGCTTCTCGGGCGTCGGCACGACAGGCCTCAGCAGTCGGCCCGCGCCGAACGCAACGGCGACGAAGAGCACTCCGACGACGGCGAGCAGGCCGACGACGGAGTACGTCTGGAAGTAGTCCGCCGCGCCCACCGCGTCGGCCGCGACAACGGTCGGTTCGCGCACGTCCGTCCGCCCCTCGGTCTCGGTGTCTCATGAGTCACTTCTGTACGCACGCGAGTCTAGGCCCTGCTAAAGAGACCGTAAGCAGTCGCGTGAACACCGTCCTCGCGCGCTCCTCGTACGAGCCCGGTGCGGCCCTCGTACGAGCCTGGTGCGGGCCTCGTTCCGGGCCCGGTGCAGGCCTCGGCCCGGGCCTGGTGCGGGCCTCGTTCCGGGCCCGGTGCGGGCCTCGTTCCGGGCCCGGCGCGGGCCCGGTGCCGTCCTCATCCGGGCCCTGGGCCGGTCCTCGTACGACCCGGTGCCAGTCCCCTTGCGAGCCTGGTGGGGATATCCCCCCTGCCGCTCACCCACCTCCCCCATGGCGTCGCGCCGTCCTCGACCGGCAGGCTGGAGACCATGACCGCCGATCTTGATCCCGCCGAGTCCTCCGGGGCCGCCGCCACCTCGTCCCCGCGCACGCGGCCGCCCAAGCGCACCGCCTACGGGAAGGAGACCTGGAAGGAGATCGCCTTCCTCCTCTCCAATCTCTTCACCGCGCTGGTCGGCTTCGTCTACGCGGTCGTGAGCGTGCTCCTCGGCGTCGGCCTGTCCGTCACCGTCATCGGGCTCCCGCTGCTCGCCCTCGGCCTGCGCGGCGCGCGCCTCATCGGCCGGTCGGAGCGGGCTCGCGCCCGGGGGCTGCTCGGGGTCGAGGTCGCCGAACCGTCCCCGCTGCCGCCGCGCGGCGGCTTCTTCGGCTGGCTGTGGAGCACGTTGAAGGACCCGGTGGCCTGGCGGACGCAGCTGTACGGGCTGATCCGGCTGCCCTGGGGGATCGTGACGTTCACGATCGCGCTCGTCTCGCTCATCGTTCTCTGGCCCGTACTGCCCTTCCTGTCCCGGGGCATGGCCAACGCCGACCGGGGCATGGTCCGTGGCCTCCTCTCCCCCTCCGACGAGCTGGAGCGGCGGATCGCCGAGCTGGAGTCGGACCGGGGTGTCGTCGTCGACACCGCGGCGGCGGACCTGCGGCGCATCGAGCGGGACCTGCACGACGGGGCGCAGGCCCGGCTCGTCGCGCTCGCGATGGGGCTCGGCCTCGCGAAGGAGAAGCTCCTCGACGACCCCGAGACGGCCGCCGCGATGGTCGACGAGGCGCACGGCGAGGTGAAGCTCGCGCTCCAGGAACTGCGGGACCTCGCCCGGGGCATCCACCCGGCCGTGCTCACCGACCGCGGGCTGAGCGCCGCGCTGTCCTCGGTGTCGGCGCGCTGCACGGTGCCGGTGAAGGTGACGGTGGATCTGTCGGAGCGGCCGGCGGAGGCGATCGAGGGCATCGCGTACTTCACGGTGTCGGAGCTGCTCCAGAACGTCTCGAAGCACGCGCGGGCGCGGTCGGCGTCCGTGGAGGTGTGGCGGGCGAAGGACCGGCTGCTGCTCCAGGTACGGGACGACGGGGCGGGCGGTGCCCGCTTCGACGGCGGCACGGGCCTCGCGGGCCTCGCGGAACGGCTCGGAGCGGTGGACGGCCTGCTCGTCCTGGACTCACCGGAGGGCGGCCCGACGACGGTGACGGCGGAACTGCCGTGGCGGTCGCGCCCGGGGGGCGTGACGGCGCGGGCCGCCGCCGGCGCGGGCGCGTAGGTGGGGGACTCGAACACCGGTAGCCGAGTGCGCGGGCCGACGGGGGAGCGAACGACGCTCGTTCCCCCGTCGGCCCGCTGCGCCGTTGTGCCGCCGTGCCGTTGCGCCGCTGCGCCTCCGTGCCGCTGAGCCGCCGTGCCCGGCACCAGCCCCCAGAGCACCGCCGGCGCGCCGCCCCGCGCGCCCGCCGTCCCCCCAGGCAGGGAAAACCCCCGCTAGGTAGGGAAAACCCCCGCCCCCAGACGCCCACCCGCCTCATGGTCCGGCGGGGCCCGACGCGGAACCCTGGGATACGTACCGCCCGCCCCTCCCTGAGCAGAGAAGGACCCCCGCGATGGCCTCCCACCTCCCCGCCGCGATCCGCGCGCCGTTCGAGGGCCGCACGTGGCGTGCGCTGCTCTACGTGCTGATCGGGCTGCCGCTGAGCGTCTGCTGGTTCGCGCTCTCCATCGCCTTCGTCTCGGCCGGCGCCGGGCTGCTCATCACCTTCCTCGGCGTGCCGATCCTCGCCGGGGCCCTCGCCATGTGCCGGGGCTTCGGCGCCGTCGAGCGGGCCCGGGCGCGTGCCCTGCTCGATGCCGACGTGCGCGCGCCGGAGCCGGTACGGGGTCGGACCGGCGGAGCCTTCTCCTGGATGGGTGCCATGTTGAAGAGCGGGGCGTCCTGGCGGCACCTGCTGTACGCGGTCGTGCACATGCCGTGGGCGGTCTTCTCGTTCTCGGTGACCGTGGCCTTCTGGACCTGGGGCTGGGGCCTCTTCACGTATCCGCTGTGGAAGTGGGTCTTCCCCGCGTACGTCGGGCAGGACGGCATTCAGCTGTACGGCGACGGAACCCACAACTTCTACCTCGACTCCCCCTTCGAGGTCGCCGTCACCAGCCTCGTCGGGCTGCTCTTCGTGATGGCCGGGCCCTGGCTCCTGCGCGGGTTCGTCGCCGTCGACCGGTTCCTCGTCTCCGGGCTCCTCGGGCCCTCCCGGCTCGCCTCGCGGGTCACCGAGCTGGAGTCGGACCGGGGCGTGGTCGTCGACACCGCCGCGGCGGACCTGCGGCGCATCGAACGCGATCTGCACGACGGGGCGCAGGCCCGGCTCGCCGCGCTCGCCTTGGATCTCGGGCTCGCGAAGGAGAAGCTCGCGGAGGATCCGCAGGCGGCGGCGGTGCTCGTCGACGAGGCGCACGGCGAGGTGAAGCTCGCGCTCCAGGAGCTGCGGGATCTGGCGCGGGGCATCCACCCCGCGGTCCTCACCGACCGGGGTCTGGACGCGGCGCTGTCGGCGGTGGCCTCGCGGTGCGCGGTTCCGGTGTCGGTGGACGTCGACCTGCCGGCGCGGCCGGTCGCGGCCATCGAGGGCATCGCGTACTTCACCGTCTCGGAGCTGCTGCGGAACGTCACGGCGCATGCGCGGGCGCGGCGGGCCTGGGTGGAGGTGTGGCGTACGGGCGACCGGCTGATGCTTCAGGTGCGGGACGACGGGGTGGGCGGGGCGCATGTCGTGACCGGGCGGAGTCTGTCCTCGCTCTCCGACCGGGTGGGGGCGGTGGACGGGGTGCTCGCGGTGGACTCGCCGGAGGGCGGGCCCACGACGGTGACGGTGGAGCTGCCCTGGCGGGCGTGACGCTGCGCTGGGCGCGCCGGAGGTGGCAATCCTCCTCATGTGACAGTCCTCCGCATGTGACAGTCCTTCGCATGTGACAGTCCTCCTCCCGCGAATGAGCACGACGCGAGGCGACCCTGCGATGCTGGCCGAGTCGTAGGAAGTACTCGGGCAAGAAGGCATGGGGGCTGTTGGGCGTGGCTGTGGATCAAGAGGGCGGGCGCGTGCGGGTGGTCATCGCCGAGGATTCCGTGTTGCTGCGGGAGGGGCTGACCCGGCTGCTCACCGATCTCGGGCATGACGTGGTCGCCGGCGTGGGGGACGGTGACGCGCTCGTCGAGACCGTGGCCGGGCTCGCCGCGCAGGGTGCGTTGCCCGACGTCGTCGTCGCCGACGTGCGGATGCCGCCGACGCACACGGACGAGGGGGTCCGCGCGGCCGTGCGGCTGCGCAAGGAGCATCCGGGACTCGGCGTGCTCGTGCTGTCGCAGTACGTGGAGGAGCAGTACGCCACCGAACTTCTGGCCGGCTCCAGTCGCGGTGTCGGCTATCTGCTGAAGGACCGGGTCGCCGAGGTCCGGGAGTTCGTGGACGCCGTGGTGCGGGTCGCCGGCGGCGGTACGGCGCTCGACCCGGAGGTCGTGCAGCAGCTGCTGGGCCGGAGCCGTCAGCAGGACGTACTGGCGAATCTGACGCCGCGCGAGCGGGAGGTCCTCGGTCTGATGGCGGAGGGGCGGACGAACTCGGCGATCGCGAAGGCGCTGGTCGTGAGCGACGGCGCGGTGGAGAAGCACATCAGCAACATCTTCCTGAAGCTGGGGCTCTCGCCGAGTGACGGCGATCATCGACGGGTACTGGCGGTGTTGACGTATCTGAAATCCTGATCATCTGACACCCTGTCAGATGACGTGGGGCCGCCGGCCGGAGTCGCGACCCGGCGGGCGGCCGATGGCGGCCCCCAGGGGCCCTAGGTCCAATGAATGAGGCGGAATCCGGCTTTCCGGAACACTCCGGGTGGCGACAGAACGTGACAATTCAGGGCAAGAGGGCATCTCAAAAAGAGGTCCATGATGTGAGAAGTCCCGGGAAGGCCCTCCTTACCGTCGTAGGGTGGGCTTCGGGACGGACGGTGATCGGCCGACCGCATCCCGAGCCTTCTCCCGCCTCCGGCGGAGAGTCCCCTTGCCGCGAGGGAGGTCCAGTTCAGTGACCAGCCAGGTCAGTAGCGAGGCCGGTGAGGCCCTGCTCGGGGAGCAGCGCAGCGCCCCGGCGAAGCCGCACCACGGCACCGAGAAGGAAGTGCGCCGTCTCGATCGGGTGATCATCCGCTTCGCGGGTGACTCCGGTGACGGTATGCAGCTGACAGGTGACCGCTTCACCTCGGAGACGGCGTCCTTCGGGAACGACCTCTCCACGCTGCCGAACTTCCCGGCCGAGATCCGGGCACCCGCCGGAACCCTGCCGGGCGTCTCGTCCTTCCAGCTGCACTTCGCCGACCACGACATCCTGACCCCGGGCGACGCCCCGAACGTGCTGGTCGCGATGAACCCCGCCGCCCTCAGGGCCAACATCGGGGACGTGCCGCGCGGTGGCGAGATCATCGTGAACACCGACGAATTCGCCAAGCGCGCCATGGCCAAGGTCGGCTACGCGACCTCGCCCCTTGAAGACGGTTCGCTGGACGGCTACCGGGTCCACCCGGTGCCGCTGACCACGCTGACCGTCGAGGCGCTCAAGGAGTTCGGCCTGTCCCGGAAGGAGGCCGAGCGCTCCAAGAACATGTTCGCGCTCGGGCTGCTCTCCTGGATGTACCACCGGCCGACCGAGGGCACCGAGACCTTCCTGCGGCAGAAGTTCGCGAAGAAGCCGCAGATCGCCGAGGCCAACGTCGCCGCCTTCCGGGCCGGATGGAACTTCG is a window encoding:
- a CDS encoding NADH-quinone oxidoreductase subunit L, with translation MTTTTLAVLVPLLPFLGSVAGLLLGRTAPGYVRPLAVLPTLAAAVLAVLVAVRQGGGKAIDAATQLTPTGSVPIDLALYVDGFAALVAVLVGVVATCVQIYSTGYLREDPRYPSYAALVSLFTSAMLLVVYSGDLMVLLVGWEIMGICSYFLVGHYWETPEARAASLKAFLVTKLGDVPFLIGLFALAADAGTFRITGVLGAVASGGLDHPTLIALLLLAGVAGKSAQFPLHTWLPDAMAGPTPVSALIHAATMVAAGIYFTARLLPVFAASAAAMTVLAVMAAITMVGSALAALAQDDIKRVLAYSTIGQLGYMAGALAVGDRGSAVFHLLSHAAFKALLFLAAGTVIHAAGTNSLTAMSRMSGLAKRIPDAYWTMTVALLALAAIPPFAGFFSKEAVLVAAEHTALGDRTVAPAGAGWTVLVAGLLTALLTAAYALRLWLRTFRGRGAEAPDHGRQPIAMTSVLWVLAIPSLGFGLTVTYLDDWFDGNALTPTVVTAVLGTGLAAAGAAVTYAVWRTLAARTPVSAPVPHVAHPDAEAGLVEAEALHLPHPAEDPADPGRALLGPLHGPAADGFHLDAAYRTAFVRPVLAAASLVRFLDREVVDTYVRAAGTSAKGLGWFVRRAQTGNVQTYLSALLAGSVVLAIVAVALANAVAGA
- a CDS encoding sensor domain-containing protein, encoding MASHLPAAIRAPFEGRTWRALLYVLIGLPLSVCWFALSIAFVSAGAGLLITFLGVPILAGALAMCRGFGAVERARARALLDADVRAPEPVRGRTGGAFSWMGAMLKSGASWRHLLYAVVHMPWAVFSFSVTVAFWTWGWGLFTYPLWKWVFPAYVGQDGIQLYGDGTHNFYLDSPFEVAVTSLVGLLFVMAGPWLLRGFVAVDRFLVSGLLGPSRLASRVTELESDRGVVVDTAAADLRRIERDLHDGAQARLAALALDLGLAKEKLAEDPQAAAVLVDEAHGEVKLALQELRDLARGIHPAVLTDRGLDAALSAVASRCAVPVSVDVDLPARPVAAIEGIAYFTVSELLRNVTAHARARRAWVEVWRTGDRLMLQVRDDGVGGAHVVTGRSLSSLSDRVGAVDGVLAVDSPEGGPTTVTVELPWRA
- a CDS encoding NADH-quinone oxidoreductase subunit C produces the protein MTAYDSLPGSVTEIFGEEATAEQAYDLLTVDVPPESWITALETARDTLGCTYFDWLSAVDEPGTGFRVCAHVAAVGEGRPRRLLLRTTVPHAAPVLPTALGVYAGAGWHERETHEMFGVDFTGHPHLVPLLLPENFEGHPLRKDFVLAARVAKAWPGAKEPGESHEGGPKRRQMLPPGVPDPNEWGPLKGQLPPAPARPARAAAGDRPVRRARSVTEGSATQPEPGTTPPTDTTRPPRRTRSASEGSASQAPAGPAPTDTPPAAGTTPRRSRSASEGSASQVAASPESSAGETEAQPPAARPPRRTRSAADGSASQSAPADGPASRAEAAPSRTRSSDAPWHHARPAFDEEPTTPAEPEAADAAEAPAPDTPAAAPKAAPEAEAAPKAEPEAEAAPEAEAEPKAGPAPKPEPAPAPETPAEPETLPQPEPRRELAPESGGPPKSDPTGPADPDGPADGPTGPASPASPTDPASPTGPTTPAGGDPA
- a CDS encoding NADH-quinone oxidoreductase subunit J — translated: MNLAAASPGFLSPTGVEIAFLLVGLVTLGAALVTVTTRQLVHAALWLVVALGGLAVEYLLLTAEFIAWVQVLIYVGSVVVLLLFGLMLTKAPIGHSPDADSRNKPVAAAVALAAAVALVWVVVDAFRTTWIDLDGAVQGSTEVSGEILFRHWVLPFEALSVLLLAALVGAIVLSRRKKEEQR
- a CDS encoding NADH-quinone oxidoreductase subunit B family protein, which translates into the protein MDVTPLPTPLPAPKLGPLARLAPEPMKVVLNWGRRYSLWVFNFGLACCAIEFIAASMARHDFIRLGVIPFAPGPRQADLMIVSGTVTDKMAPAVKRLYEQMPEPKYVISFGACSNCGGPYWDSYSVTKGVDQIIPVDVYVPGCPPRPEALLQGILKLQEKIARESLAERYATTGGASVAQLTSPLVERPSAERPGAQA
- the nuoK gene encoding NADH-quinone oxidoreductase subunit NuoK is translated as MHLAYPAVLAALLFAIGVYGVLARRNAILVLMSVELMLNAVNLNLVAFDVWLRDTLHAGQALTLFTIAIAAAEIGIGLAIVLMVHRNKGTSDIDRLRDTAEPPQPWGTAPEDGATTDEPPTGEKAEATA
- a CDS encoding sensor domain-containing protein is translated as MTADLDPAESSGAAATSSPRTRPPKRTAYGKETWKEIAFLLSNLFTALVGFVYAVVSVLLGVGLSVTVIGLPLLALGLRGARLIGRSERARARGLLGVEVAEPSPLPPRGGFFGWLWSTLKDPVAWRTQLYGLIRLPWGIVTFTIALVSLIVLWPVLPFLSRGMANADRGMVRGLLSPSDELERRIAELESDRGVVVDTAAADLRRIERDLHDGAQARLVALAMGLGLAKEKLLDDPETAAAMVDEAHGEVKLALQELRDLARGIHPAVLTDRGLSAALSSVSARCTVPVKVTVDLSERPAEAIEGIAYFTVSELLQNVSKHARARSASVEVWRAKDRLLLQVRDDGAGGARFDGGTGLAGLAERLGAVDGLLVLDSPEGGPTTVTAELPWRSRPGGVTARAAAGAGA
- a CDS encoding response regulator transcription factor, whose protein sequence is MRVVIAEDSVLLREGLTRLLTDLGHDVVAGVGDGDALVETVAGLAAQGALPDVVVADVRMPPTHTDEGVRAAVRLRKEHPGLGVLVLSQYVEEQYATELLAGSSRGVGYLLKDRVAEVREFVDAVVRVAGGGTALDPEVVQQLLGRSRQQDVLANLTPREREVLGLMAEGRTNSAIAKALVVSDGAVEKHISNIFLKLGLSPSDGDHRRVLAVLTYLKS
- a CDS encoding NADH-quinone oxidoreductase subunit A, whose translation is MREPTVVAADAVGAADYFQTYSVVGLLAVVGVLFVAVAFGAGRLLRPVVPTPEKLLTYECGVDPVGEGWAHTQVRYYVYAFLYVIFAVDSIFLFPWATVFAAPGYGATTLVEMFVFLGFLAVGLLYAYKKGVLAWT
- a CDS encoding NADH-quinone oxidoreductase subunit I — protein: MPPIPGSGLAKGLAVTLRTMTKKTVTAQYPDVQPELPPRTRGVIGLFEENCTVCMLCARECPDWCIYIDSHKETVPAAAPGGRERSRNVLDRFAIDFSLCMYCGICIEVCPFDALFWSPEFEYAETDIHELTHERDKLREWMWTVPEPPALDPCAEEPKEIAAARKAAEKAAAAAAAQAEGDQQ
- a CDS encoding complex I subunit 1 family protein — encoded protein: MNDVLDVALRLLVVFAVFLVLPLVVGQTEHKVMAHMQGRLGPMYAGGFHGWAQLVADGVKFAQKEDVVPKDADRRVFQLAPAVALLPYLLVLVAIPIGPSEGAVGQVVDAGIFFVLAVMGVGVLGSLMAGWASANKFSLLGGLRTAAQLLAYELPMLLAAASVAMAAGTVSLPGILNAFEWWWLPWQIVGALVFFVAGLAELQRPPFDMPVADSEIIFGAYTEYTGLRFALFLLAEYAGIVVLCGLTTVLFLGGWHGPFGGDGLGWVWTLLKTAVLAFIVIWLRVSYPRLREDQLQKLAWTTLVPLALAQIALTGIVKVAIQ